A single window of Oceanibaculum indicum P24 DNA harbors:
- a CDS encoding LysE family translocator codes for MSPILILASVFAIFIPALMLPGPDFIAVVRSSMTRGTAAGLMTTLGVTLGLGMYASLSLLGLSAVLAEYQWLAWSVRVLGGCYLIYLGIRLFLASRGKPQEIVIESAGESGRPRGNPLIFGFLVTLTNPKAIVLFASVFAPTVSAGTPLWFMGLMVALVMASSLVWYSIVSLFMSSGPVMRRFRNAQHWIERLAGVCFVAIGGRILADARNPVTP; via the coding sequence ATGTCCCCGATCCTGATCCTCGCCAGCGTGTTCGCCATCTTCATCCCGGCCCTGATGCTGCCGGGGCCGGACTTCATCGCCGTGGTGCGCTCCTCCATGACACGCGGCACGGCGGCGGGCCTCATGACCACGCTGGGCGTCACGCTGGGCCTCGGCATGTATGCCAGCCTCAGCCTACTGGGCCTGTCAGCGGTGCTGGCGGAGTATCAGTGGCTGGCCTGGAGTGTGCGCGTGCTGGGTGGCTGTTACCTGATCTATCTCGGCATCCGGCTGTTTCTCGCCAGCCGCGGCAAGCCACAGGAGATCGTCATCGAATCAGCCGGCGAATCAGGCCGCCCGCGCGGCAACCCGCTGATCTTTGGCTTCCTGGTCACGCTGACCAACCCGAAGGCCATCGTGCTGTTCGCCAGCGTGTTCGCGCCCACCGTCAGCGCCGGCACGCCGCTCTGGTTCATGGGGCTGATGGTGGCGCTGGTGATGGCCAGCTCGCTCGTCTGGTATTCCATCGTCAGCCTGTTCATGTCCTCCGGCCCGGTGATGCGCCGGTTCCGCAACGCACAGCACTGGATCGAGCGGCTGGCCGGCGTGTGCTTCGTCGCCATCGGCGGGCGCATCCTCGCCGATGCGCGCAACCCGGTGACGCCCTGA
- the metZ gene encoding O-succinylhomoserine sulfhydrylase, whose amino-acid sequence MADKDRRADWKPQTQLVRGGQRRSPFSETSEALYLTSGFVYDSAEEAEAAFKNEGSRFVYSRYSNPTVAMFEERLRLLEGAETCAATPSGMAAVAAAMLCFLKAGDRVVSSRVLFGSCHWIVSTLLPRYGIETVLVDGGDLEAWRDALKPGAQAVFFETPSNPILGLVDIAAVAELAHAAGARVIIDNVFATPMLQRPLELGADIVVYSATKHIDGQGRCMGGAILGPADWHKEFLWPYYKHTGPSMSPFNAWVLLKGLETLDLRVERHGRNALAVATALEAHPKVGKVLYPGLPSHPQYELAQRQMKGGSNLIAFTVPGGKEGAFRLLNGLSLIDISNNLGDAKSLITHPATTTHRAVPAEQRAAFGIEDGLVRISVGLEDAEDIIADLNAALEAV is encoded by the coding sequence ATGGCCGACAAGGACAGACGCGCAGACTGGAAGCCGCAGACGCAGCTGGTGCGCGGCGGGCAGAGGCGCAGCCCGTTTTCCGAAACGTCAGAGGCGCTCTATCTCACTTCCGGCTTTGTCTATGACAGCGCCGAGGAAGCCGAGGCTGCCTTCAAGAATGAAGGTTCCCGCTTCGTCTATTCGCGCTATTCCAACCCCACCGTCGCCATGTTCGAGGAACGGTTGCGCCTGCTGGAAGGGGCGGAGACCTGCGCCGCCACGCCCAGCGGCATGGCGGCCGTCGCGGCGGCGATGCTGTGCTTCCTGAAGGCCGGTGACCGGGTGGTGTCGTCGCGCGTGCTGTTCGGCTCCTGCCACTGGATCGTCTCCACCCTGCTGCCGCGCTATGGCATCGAGACGGTGCTGGTCGATGGCGGCGACCTGGAGGCCTGGCGCGACGCGCTGAAGCCGGGCGCGCAGGCCGTATTCTTCGAGACGCCATCGAACCCGATCCTGGGGCTGGTCGATATCGCCGCCGTGGCGGAGCTGGCGCATGCGGCGGGGGCCCGCGTCATCATCGACAATGTGTTCGCCACACCGATGCTGCAGCGCCCCCTGGAGCTGGGTGCTGACATCGTTGTCTATTCCGCCACCAAGCATATCGATGGCCAGGGCCGCTGCATGGGGGGCGCCATCCTGGGCCCGGCGGACTGGCACAAGGAATTCCTCTGGCCCTACTACAAGCATACCGGCCCGTCGATGAGCCCGTTCAACGCCTGGGTGCTGCTGAAGGGGCTGGAGACGCTGGATCTGCGCGTCGAGCGGCATGGTCGCAACGCGCTGGCCGTGGCGACCGCGCTGGAGGCGCATCCCAAGGTCGGTAAGGTGCTGTATCCGGGCCTGCCCAGCCATCCGCAGTACGAGCTGGCGCAGCGCCAGATGAAGGGCGGCAGCAACCTGATCGCCTTTACCGTGCCCGGCGGCAAGGAGGGCGCGTTCCGGCTGCTGAACGGCCTCAGCCTCATCGATATCTCGAACAATCTGGGCGATGCCAAGAGCCTGATCACCCACCCCGCCACCACCACCCACCGCGCCGTGCCGGCAGAACAACGCGCCGCCTTCGGCATCGAGGACGGGCTGGTGCGCATCTCGGTCGGGCTGGAGGATGCGGAGGATATCATCGCCGACCTGAATGCGGCACTGGAGGCAGTATGA
- a CDS encoding OsmC family protein, with the protein MSMKTRVKWIDGMAFMGESGTGHAVVMDGAPENGGRNLGPRPMEMLLLGLGGCTAFDVVMILQKGRQPIEDCQVEIEAERAEDHPKVFTKVHMRYLVKGRGLSADAVHRAVELSVDKYCSATHVINKTAAMTHEVVIEELG; encoded by the coding sequence ATGAGCATGAAGACGCGGGTGAAATGGATCGACGGCATGGCCTTCATGGGCGAGAGCGGCACCGGCCACGCCGTGGTCATGGATGGCGCGCCGGAGAATGGCGGCCGCAATCTGGGGCCGCGCCCGATGGAGATGCTGCTGCTGGGGCTGGGCGGCTGCACCGCCTTCGACGTGGTGATGATCCTGCAGAAGGGCCGCCAGCCGATTGAGGATTGCCAGGTCGAGATCGAGGCGGAACGCGCCGAGGACCATCCCAAGGTCTTCACCAAGGTGCATATGCGCTACCTCGTGAAGGGGCGCGGCCTGTCGGCGGATGCCGTCCATCGCGCGGTGGAACTTTCGGTCGATAAATACTGCTCGGCCACCCATGTGATAAACAAGACGGCTGCCATGACCCATGAGGTCGTGATTGAGGAGCTGGGCTGA
- a CDS encoding ATP-grasp domain-containing protein encodes MFPDMDDARIYVLYENADWLAPLAELFDARGLPWQGWDLSDGAFDISSEPPHGLFFSRMSASAHTRDHRYSTDLTAGVLTWLERHGRRVVNGVRALDLELSKARQYAALEKAGIETPRTVMVLGRDRLFEAAKAHFGDGPVILKPNRGGKGLGVQLFNSMDGLAAYVESPLYEEPVDGIHLLQEYIKAPEPFITRCEFVGGRFLYAVRVDTSGGFELCPADACAVGDAFCPVGEEAARPKFEIVPEIDPVQKASYERMLAENGVEVAGVEFIVGADGRARTYDINTNTNYNTEAEARAGLSGRGTLADFFSAELARLYPGTAHAAE; translated from the coding sequence ATGTTTCCAGACATGGACGATGCGCGGATCTACGTGCTCTACGAGAACGCCGACTGGCTGGCACCGCTGGCGGAGCTGTTCGACGCGCGCGGCCTGCCCTGGCAGGGCTGGGACCTGTCGGACGGGGCCTTCGACATCTCGTCGGAACCGCCGCACGGCCTATTCTTCAGCCGCATGAGCGCCTCCGCGCATACCCGCGACCATCGCTACTCCACCGACCTGACCGCCGGTGTGCTGACCTGGCTGGAACGCCACGGACGGCGTGTGGTGAACGGTGTGCGCGCGCTCGACCTCGAACTCTCCAAGGCACGCCAGTATGCGGCGCTGGAGAAGGCTGGCATCGAGACGCCGCGCACGGTCATGGTGCTGGGCCGCGACCGTCTGTTCGAGGCCGCAAAGGCGCATTTCGGCGACGGGCCGGTGATCCTGAAGCCGAATCGCGGCGGCAAGGGACTTGGCGTGCAGCTGTTCAACAGCATGGATGGGCTGGCAGCCTATGTCGAAAGCCCGCTCTATGAGGAGCCGGTGGACGGCATCCACCTGCTGCAGGAATACATCAAGGCGCCGGAGCCCTTCATCACCCGCTGCGAGTTCGTCGGCGGGCGCTTCCTCTATGCCGTGCGCGTCGATACCAGCGGCGGGTTCGAGCTGTGCCCGGCGGATGCCTGCGCGGTCGGCGACGCCTTCTGCCCGGTCGGCGAGGAAGCGGCGCGGCCGAAATTCGAGATCGTGCCGGAGATCGACCCGGTGCAGAAGGCCAGCTACGAGCGGATGCTTGCGGAAAACGGCGTGGAAGTGGCCGGTGTGGAGTTCATCGTCGGCGCCGATGGCCGGGCGCGCACCTACGACATCAACACCAACACCAACTACAATACCGAGGCGGAGGCCCGCGCCGGCCTGTCGGGCCGTGGCACGCTGGCCGATTTTTTCAGCGCCGAACTGGCCCGGCTCTACCCCGGCACCGCCCACGCGGCTGAGTAG
- a CDS encoding DUF6352 family protein, which produces MPDFWISSGYYLLKRTADNQLAVTDDYLRAYFNRPEVVPVEESCDNERALHAALMEEPRRVVKPAELLRMEDEDARENYEIVLNFRDHLLRHGTIEAAYAALFKLDGPVEPVRLAPIFLDQMVHVILRGLLEGCEDPFRLRAAELLFRSQKVTIQDGNIMLADEEVIDLYASTGGFGDLGRLIVEAQTPLRQIDLDVMTEENAHQYWERAERFDMVLDMTFGRPGLDALCRVLETWIAHFTGAEVRVAPVQSISDDRWSWHVGLDSVSTNILNDLYEGQEVSEERLADILSLFRLEFRDTNAMLPQLAGRPIYLGLAKGENELLRMKPQNLLVNLPLAETV; this is translated from the coding sequence ATGCCTGATTTCTGGATATCTTCCGGCTATTATTTGCTGAAGCGGACGGCGGATAACCAGCTTGCGGTGACCGACGATTACCTGCGCGCCTACTTTAACCGGCCGGAGGTCGTGCCGGTCGAGGAATCCTGCGACAATGAGCGGGCGCTGCATGCCGCGCTGATGGAGGAGCCGCGCCGCGTTGTGAAGCCGGCGGAGCTGCTGCGCATGGAAGATGAGGATGCGCGGGAGAATTACGAGATCGTCCTGAATTTCCGCGACCATCTGCTGCGCCACGGCACCATCGAGGCCGCTTATGCCGCGCTGTTCAAGCTGGACGGGCCGGTGGAACCGGTGCGGCTGGCGCCGATCTTCCTCGACCAGATGGTGCATGTGATCCTGCGCGGCCTGCTGGAAGGCTGCGAGGACCCGTTCCGGCTGCGTGCCGCCGAGCTGCTGTTCCGCAGCCAGAAGGTGACGATCCAGGACGGCAACATCATGCTGGCCGATGAGGAGGTCATCGACCTCTATGCCTCCACCGGCGGGTTCGGCGATCTGGGCCGGCTGATCGTCGAGGCGCAGACGCCGCTCAGGCAGATCGACCTCGACGTGATGACCGAGGAGAACGCGCATCAGTACTGGGAGCGCGCCGAGCGCTTCGACATGGTGCTGGACATGACCTTCGGCCGGCCCGGCCTGGATGCGCTGTGCCGGGTGCTGGAGACCTGGATCGCGCATTTTACCGGCGCCGAGGTGCGGGTCGCCCCGGTGCAGTCGATCAGTGACGACCGCTGGAGCTGGCATGTCGGGCTCGACAGCGTGTCCACCAACATCCTGAACGACCTCTATGAGGGGCAGGAGGTCAGCGAGGAGAGGCTGGCCGATATCCTCTCCCTGTTCCGGCTGGAATTCCGCGACACAAACGCCATGCTGCCGCAGCTGGCGGGCCGGCCGATCTATCTCGGCCTTGCCAAGGGAGAGAATGAATTGCTGCGGATGAAACCGCAGAATTTGCTGGTCAATCTGCCGCTGGCGGAGACCGTCTAG
- a CDS encoding DUF6505 family protein: MLFPRTIRMDSTDTQVFEQAAESGEWAVSGSFAFADSGPGDLVGKRRVAFRSAFLGTESFGWSTFVSVSDIDTESYEAVIRRLAEHFVARYGAPSVEAALPVARSEAEFAASLAAEHRVNMLLAVEREMEEGGIRERFRALQPPREADHAKIWALVPDNE, translated from the coding sequence ATGCTGTTTCCGCGCACCATCCGGATGGATTCCACCGATACGCAGGTCTTCGAGCAGGCGGCCGAGTCGGGCGAATGGGCGGTCTCCGGCAGCTTCGCCTTCGCCGACAGCGGGCCGGGCGATCTGGTCGGCAAGCGCCGTGTCGCTTTCCGCAGTGCCTTCCTGGGAACGGAAAGCTTTGGCTGGTCCACCTTCGTGTCGGTGTCGGACATCGATACGGAGTCCTACGAGGCGGTCATCCGCAGGCTGGCGGAGCATTTCGTCGCGCGCTACGGTGCGCCCTCGGTCGAGGCCGCGCTGCCGGTGGCCCGATCCGAGGCGGAGTTTGCCGCAAGCCTGGCGGCGGAGCACCGGGTGAACATGCTGCTGGCGGTCGAGCGCGAGATGGAGGAAGGCGGTATCCGTGAACGGTTCCGCGCCCTGCAGCCGCCGCGCGAGGCCGATCACGCAAAGATATGGGCGCTGGTGCCCGATAATGAATAA
- a CDS encoding biotin/lipoate--protein ligase family protein has product MEEATRSLLEVTEKPVFPPVYEGVRLPAGEDAFEAALAAARQGADPATLFWEDREERVELAIVLHPEQALAQALPILHVGMIGIGDALGAIVPPQVAVTFGWPDRIEVNGGLAGGFRLAAPEGCAADAVPDWLVLGLTILVKRELIGGEEPGMDPTRTALHEEGCGELTVPDILEAFSRHFLLWVNRFEEEGLRPIAAHWLERGSGYRESVALSHAGEQHAGTFIGLDEEGGMLLQTEAVQALPLSAVLAGPGWAL; this is encoded by the coding sequence ATGGAGGAGGCAACCCGCAGCCTTCTGGAGGTGACGGAAAAGCCGGTCTTCCCGCCGGTCTATGAAGGCGTCCGGCTGCCGGCGGGCGAGGATGCGTTCGAAGCCGCGCTCGCCGCCGCCCGGCAGGGGGCCGATCCCGCCACCCTGTTCTGGGAGGACCGCGAGGAACGCGTCGAACTCGCCATCGTGCTGCACCCGGAGCAGGCGCTGGCGCAGGCCCTGCCGATCCTGCATGTCGGCATGATTGGCATCGGCGATGCGCTGGGCGCAATTGTGCCGCCGCAGGTGGCGGTGACCTTTGGCTGGCCGGACCGGATCGAGGTGAATGGCGGGCTGGCTGGCGGCTTCCGTCTGGCGGCACCGGAAGGCTGTGCGGCCGATGCCGTGCCGGACTGGCTGGTGCTGGGCCTGACCATCCTGGTGAAGCGTGAGCTGATCGGCGGCGAGGAGCCGGGCATGGACCCGACCCGCACCGCGCTGCATGAGGAAGGCTGCGGCGAGCTGACCGTGCCCGACATTCTGGAGGCGTTCAGCCGGCATTTCCTGCTCTGGGTGAACCGGTTCGAGGAGGAGGGGCTGCGCCCCATCGCGGCGCACTGGCTGGAGCGCGGCAGCGGCTACCGGGAAAGCGTCGCCCTGTCCCATGCCGGCGAACAGCATGCCGGCACCTTCATCGGGCTGGACGAGGAGGGCGGCATGCTGCTGCAGACCGAGGCGGTGCAGGCCTTGCCGCTGTCCGCCGTGCTGGCCGGGCCGGGCTGGGCGCTGTAG
- the apbC gene encoding iron-sulfur cluster carrier protein ApbC: MVQISEDQILQALKSVRDPDRGQDIVSLGMVTGLSVQEGRVSFAIEVDPSRGPKLEGLRQEAQKAVEALPGVAGVTTALTAHSARGPAAPAPAAAPRPLGGKPAAGSRVGGTAPHAHGHVHGHSHAPQQPGQQPAQAKPLVPGVRAIIAVASGKGGVGKSTTSVNLALALAAIGRKVGLLDADIYGPSLPRMMGITGKPTTTPDGKTLKPMENYGVKCMSMGFMVAEDTPMIWRGPMVMSALEQMLRDVDWGDLDVLVVDMPPGTGDAQLTMAQRVPLAGAVIVSTPQDIALLDARKGLNMFRKVDVPVFGVIENMSYFLCPHCGERSDIFSHGGARKEAERMGVDFLGEIPLDIAIRETSDGGKPIVVSQPSSPHAAAYRAIAEAVWARLSGGAVRAMPKISVE; this comes from the coding sequence ATGGTTCAGATTTCCGAAGACCAGATCCTGCAGGCACTGAAGTCCGTCCGCGACCCGGATCGCGGGCAGGATATCGTGTCGCTCGGCATGGTGACCGGCTTGTCCGTGCAGGAGGGCCGCGTCAGCTTCGCTATTGAGGTCGACCCCTCACGCGGCCCGAAGCTGGAAGGCCTGCGGCAGGAGGCCCAGAAGGCCGTCGAGGCGCTGCCGGGTGTTGCCGGCGTGACCACCGCACTGACCGCGCACAGCGCCCGCGGGCCCGCTGCGCCTGCTCCCGCTGCCGCACCGCGCCCGCTGGGCGGCAAGCCGGCGGCTGGCAGCCGTGTTGGCGGTACAGCTCCTCATGCCCATGGCCATGTGCACGGCCATTCGCACGCCCCGCAGCAGCCGGGGCAGCAGCCGGCCCAGGCGAAGCCGCTGGTGCCGGGCGTGCGTGCGATCATCGCCGTGGCGTCGGGCAAGGGCGGTGTCGGCAAATCCACAACCTCGGTCAATCTGGCGCTGGCGCTGGCTGCCATCGGCCGCAAGGTCGGACTGCTGGACGCCGATATCTATGGTCCGTCGCTGCCGCGCATGATGGGCATCACCGGCAAGCCGACCACCACGCCGGATGGCAAGACGCTGAAGCCGATGGAGAATTACGGCGTCAAATGCATGTCCATGGGCTTCATGGTGGCAGAGGATACGCCGATGATCTGGCGCGGCCCGATGGTGATGAGCGCGCTGGAACAGATGCTGCGCGATGTCGATTGGGGCGATCTGGACGTGCTGGTGGTCGATATGCCGCCGGGCACCGGCGATGCGCAGCTCACCATGGCGCAGCGCGTGCCGCTGGCCGGGGCGGTCATTGTCTCGACGCCGCAGGACATCGCCCTGCTGGACGCCCGCAAGGGTCTGAACATGTTCCGCAAGGTCGATGTGCCGGTGTTCGGCGTGATCGAGAATATGAGCTACTTCCTGTGCCCGCATTGCGGGGAGCGCAGCGACATCTTCTCGCATGGTGGCGCGCGCAAGGAGGCGGAGCGCATGGGCGTCGATTTCCTGGGCGAGATTCCGCTCGACATCGCCATCCGCGAGACCTCCGACGGCGGCAAGCCCATCGTGGTCTCGCAGCCTTCCAGCCCGCATGCGGCGGCCTATCGCGCCATTGCCGAGGCGGTCTGGGCGCGGCTGTCCGGTGGTGCCGTGCGGGCCATGCCGAAGATCAGCGTCGAATAG
- a CDS encoding queuosine precursor transporter: MNPATNIDRSVLRGMLIAVAAMIVLVSASNYLVQFPLSDWLTWGAITYPATFLVTDLTNRAYGPRRARQVVYIGFALAVICSLWLATPRIALASGSAFLVAQLLDVHVFDRLRGGRWWQAPLASSSIGSAVDTALFFTLAFAGTAVPFVTLALGDFAVKLALALLFLSPFRLLMAVVRPMGTARPS, translated from the coding sequence ATGAACCCCGCCACCAATATCGACCGGAGCGTACTGCGCGGCATGCTGATCGCCGTCGCGGCGATGATCGTGCTGGTCAGCGCATCGAACTATCTGGTGCAGTTTCCGCTCAGCGACTGGCTGACCTGGGGCGCGATCACCTATCCGGCGACCTTCCTGGTGACCGACCTCACCAACCGTGCCTATGGGCCAAGGCGGGCGCGTCAGGTGGTCTATATCGGCTTCGCGCTGGCGGTGATCTGCTCGCTGTGGCTGGCGACGCCGCGCATCGCGCTGGCCTCGGGCAGCGCCTTCCTGGTGGCGCAGCTGCTGGACGTCCATGTGTTCGACCGGCTGCGCGGCGGACGCTGGTGGCAGGCGCCGCTGGCCAGCTCCTCCATCGGCTCGGCAGTCGATACCGCTTTGTTCTTCACGCTGGCCTTCGCCGGCACCGCCGTTCCCTTCGTCACGCTGGCGCTGGGCGATTTCGCGGTGAAGCTGGCGCTGGCCCTGCTCTTCCTCTCCCCCTTCCGCCTGCTGATGGCGGTGGTGCGGCCGATGGGGACCGCGCGCCCCTCGTGA
- the queA gene encoding tRNA preQ1(34) S-adenosylmethionine ribosyltransferase-isomerase QueA, which yields MKVDLFDFHLPPERIAQMPAEPRDSARLLDIRPDRLGDCGVLDLPALLNPGDLLVFNDTRVIPARLHGYRGEVAVEVLLHKAEADGTWLAFARPGKRLKTGQTIRFAEDFAADILEKREGGELRLAFAGAADLLEALKRHGSMPLPPYIRGGKAEAADAERYQTIYAREEGAVAAPTAGLHFTDRLMAALAERGIGTAFLTLHVGAGTFLPVKADDTEDHRMHAEWGSIDPETAARITETKRQGGRVVAVGTTSLRLLESAAREDGTVPAFSGDTDIFITPGYRFKAVDLLMTNFHLPRSTLFMLVSAFAGLERMQSAYSHAIEAGYRFYSYGDACLLHPSR from the coding sequence GTGAAGGTCGATCTCTTCGATTTCCACCTGCCACCGGAGCGGATCGCCCAGATGCCGGCCGAGCCGCGCGATTCGGCGCGGCTGCTGGATATCCGCCCGGACCGGCTCGGCGATTGCGGTGTTCTGGACCTGCCGGCCCTGCTGAACCCCGGCGACCTGCTGGTGTTCAACGATACCCGCGTGATCCCGGCCCGGCTGCATGGGTATCGCGGCGAGGTCGCGGTCGAGGTGCTGCTGCACAAGGCGGAAGCCGACGGCACATGGCTGGCCTTCGCCCGGCCCGGCAAGCGGCTGAAAACCGGCCAGACGATCCGCTTCGCCGAGGATTTCGCCGCCGACATCCTGGAAAAGCGCGAGGGTGGCGAGCTGCGGCTGGCCTTCGCCGGCGCCGCCGACCTGCTGGAGGCGCTGAAGCGCCACGGCTCCATGCCGCTGCCGCCCTATATCCGCGGCGGCAAGGCGGAAGCAGCGGATGCCGAACGCTACCAGACCATCTATGCCCGCGAGGAAGGTGCGGTCGCCGCGCCCACCGCCGGGCTGCACTTCACCGACCGGCTGATGGCGGCGCTGGCCGAACGCGGCATCGGCACCGCCTTCCTGACGCTGCATGTCGGCGCCGGCACCTTCCTGCCGGTGAAGGCCGACGATACGGAAGACCACCGGATGCATGCCGAATGGGGCAGCATCGACCCCGAGACCGCCGCGCGCATCACCGAGACGAAGCGCCAGGGCGGCCGCGTGGTCGCGGTCGGCACCACCTCGCTGCGCCTGCTGGAAAGCGCGGCACGGGAGGATGGCACCGTCCCGGCCTTTTCCGGCGACACCGATATCTTCATCACGCCCGGCTACCGCTTCAAGGCGGTCGATCTGCTGATGACCAATTTCCACCTGCCGCGCTCCACCCTGTTCATGCTGGTCTCGGCCTTTGCCGGGCTGGAGCGCATGCAATCTGCCTACAGCCATGCGATAGAGGCCGGCTATCGCTTTTACTCCTACGGTGACGCATGTCTGCTGCATCCCAGCCGGTAG
- the tgt gene encoding tRNA guanosine(34) transglycosylase Tgt — protein MSAASQPVEFGFQLLGTDGAARRGRVTTAHGTIETPAFMPVGTAATVKAMRPESVAETGAEILLGNTYHLMLRPGAERVAALGGLHKFMNWPKPILTDSGGFQVMSLAGLRKIEEKGVTFRSHIDGSVHFLSPERSVEIQHLLDSNITMVLDECTPHPATHEQALSSMELSMRWAQRSKDGFKKRPGYGLFGIVQGSVYPDLRKRSAEALASIGFDGYAVGGLAVGEGQEIMFRVLEETVPHLPADRPHYLMGVGKPADIVGAVQRGIDMFDCVLPTRSGRTAQAFTARGTVNLRNARHQDDPRPLEEGCPCPACTSCSRAYLHHLVRSEEILGLMLLTWHNLAYYQRLMAGLRAAIEAGSLEDFVAGFHETQAGGDIPALG, from the coding sequence ATGTCTGCTGCATCCCAGCCGGTAGAGTTCGGCTTCCAGCTCCTCGGCACCGATGGCGCGGCCCGGCGCGGCCGGGTGACGACCGCGCACGGCACCATCGAGACGCCCGCCTTCATGCCGGTCGGCACCGCCGCGACGGTGAAGGCGATGCGCCCGGAATCGGTGGCCGAGACAGGCGCGGAAATCCTGCTGGGCAACACCTATCATCTGATGCTGCGGCCGGGAGCGGAACGCGTCGCGGCGCTGGGCGGCCTGCACAAATTCATGAACTGGCCGAAGCCTATCCTCACCGATTCCGGCGGCTTTCAGGTCATGTCGCTGGCGGGCCTGCGCAAGATCGAGGAGAAGGGCGTCACCTTCCGCTCCCACATCGACGGGTCGGTGCATTTCCTGTCGCCGGAGCGCTCGGTCGAGATCCAGCATCTGCTGGATTCCAACATCACCATGGTGCTGGACGAATGCACCCCGCATCCGGCGACGCATGAACAGGCGCTGTCCTCCATGGAGCTGTCGATGCGCTGGGCGCAGCGTTCCAAGGACGGCTTCAAGAAGCGCCCCGGCTATGGGCTGTTCGGCATCGTGCAGGGCAGCGTCTATCCCGATCTGCGGAAGCGTTCGGCGGAAGCGCTCGCATCCATCGGCTTCGATGGCTATGCGGTGGGCGGCCTCGCGGTCGGCGAGGGCCAGGAGATCATGTTCCGGGTGCTGGAGGAGACGGTGCCGCATCTGCCCGCCGACCGGCCGCACTATCTGATGGGTGTGGGCAAGCCGGCGGACATCGTCGGCGCGGTGCAGCGCGGCATCGACATGTTCGACTGCGTGCTGCCGACCCGCTCCGGCCGCACCGCGCAGGCCTTCACCGCGCGCGGCACGGTGAACCTGCGCAATGCCCGGCATCAGGACGATCCAAGGCCGCTGGAGGAAGGCTGCCCCTGCCCGGCCTGTACCTCCTGCAGCCGCGCCTATCTGCATCATCTGGTCCGGTCGGAGGAAATTCTCGGGCTGATGCTGCTGACCTGGCACAATCTGGCCTATTATCAGCGGCTGATGGCGGGCCTGCGCGCCGCCATAGAGGCCGGATCGCTGGAGGATTTTGTGGCCGGCTTCCATGAGACACAGGCCGGCGGGGATATCCCGGCGCTGGGATAG
- the queF gene encoding preQ(1) synthase — MTDSIYSGLTQLGQATGLPDSPEKAVLETVPNPQGDVRYMVRFVAPEFTSLCPLTGQPDFAHLVIDYVPKDRLVESKSLKLFLGSFRNHGAFHEDCTVSIARRLVEVMQPEWLRIGGYWYPRGGIPIDVFYQTGPAPEGVWIPDQGVPPYRGRG; from the coding sequence ATGACCGACAGCATCTATAGCGGCCTGACGCAGCTGGGACAGGCGACCGGCCTGCCGGACAGCCCGGAGAAGGCGGTGCTGGAGACGGTGCCGAACCCGCAGGGGGACGTGCGCTACATGGTGCGCTTCGTGGCCCCGGAATTCACCTCGCTCTGCCCGCTGACCGGCCAGCCGGACTTCGCCCATCTGGTCATCGACTATGTGCCGAAGGACCGACTGGTGGAGAGCAAGTCGCTGAAGCTGTTCCTGGGCTCCTTCCGCAATCACGGCGCCTTCCACGAGGATTGCACCGTTTCCATCGCGCGCCGGCTGGTGGAGGTCATGCAGCCGGAATGGCTGCGCATCGGCGGCTACTGGTATCCGCGTGGCGGCATCCCGATCGACGTGTTCTACCAGACCGGCCCCGCGCCAGAGGGCGTGTGGATTCCCGATCAGGGTGTCCCCCCCTATCGCGGCCGGGGATGA